TAATCTTTCTTTTTTCTCCATGAACCTTCCTTCCTATAAGCGTCGTAATCAGTGAACCGCCTTACCCTTAGCGGTAGGCAAGTCCAACTCTATTATAGGGAGTTGTGATCATAGACCTTCGTACCTACCACTTCTTCCGAGTTCGGAGATAAATCCTTAGCACAATCGCTGCGGCGTTGATGAGTAACACACTACTGACAAGTACCACCGCAGTTCCATAAGGGATGCCTTCCGTAACATCAGGAACCTGTGTTGAAATCGTGAAGAGATGGAGTGATAGTGCCATACACTGTTCTGTTATATTATAGGCGAAAAGGTTTCCTTCGGCAATAGCTTTATAAAAGACAGCCCCGGTAAACATAATTGGGGCTGTTTCACCTGCTGCGCGCGACACCTGCAGAATCACACCTGTCAAAATACCACTGATTGAGTTTGGAATGACAATACGACGGATGGTTTGCCATCGCGTCGCCCCGAGGTTCCAACACGCTTCCCGGAACGACATCGGCACGGCTTTTAAAGCCTCCGTGGTACTCGCAATGATAACAGGGAGCGTCATAATTGCCAATGTGAGCGACGCTGCTAAGATCGATTCACCCAACCCCGCAAAGAGCACAAATGCCCCGACACCGAACAAGGCATGGACGATGCTCGGCACACCGGCAAGGTTGACGACAGCCAAGTTCGTGATACGCGTAAACCAACTCTCACGGGCATACTCGTTGAGATAGACCGCCGCGAACACACCAATGGGGGCGGATACCAATAGAGAGACGACGACCAAGTAAATTGTGCCAAGAAAAGGTGCCCAGATCCCGCCTGCACGCATGTTATCCTTCGGATTCGCAAAAAGGAATTCAAGCGAAAGTACAGGGAGTGCCTTGTAGAGGAGATAACCCACAATGAGAAGCAGCGGAATAATCATCAGACTCGTCATCACGAGGAAGAAAATCCGCATTACGTTTTCTATCCGTCGTTTTTGTCTGCCAATTTCTGTTTCTGTGAACATTGTTTCTGGCGATACCTGCATATCGGTGTTCATATTTCCGTATGATCCTTGAGGCTTTATAACAGCGAGTTTTGGCGTGCGAGCCATGCCCAAAAATTGCTGGCTAAAATAATAGTATTACTCTTGGCGGATACCTTTGATGACTAAATCAGCGATGAGGTTCACTACAAACGTGATGGTAAAGAGCAGAATGCCGATGATGAAAAGGACCTGATAATGTTCGTCGCCTCTTGCGACTTCGCCAAGTTCCGCGGCGATTGTTGCTGTGAGTGTACGAATCCATGAGAGGGGTCCAGATGGAATGTTAACGGAGTGTCCTGTCGCCATGAGAACTGCCATGGTTTCACCGATAGAGCGAGCAGCACCGAGCAGCACGGCTGCCAATAACCCATTCTTTGCTGCGGGTAGTAGTACGCGGTAGACCACTTGCCATCGAGTTGCTCCGAGTGCTTCTGCCGCTTCACGATAGGAGTCGGGGACAGCCTTGAGTGCATCTTCTGCTATAGAAACGATGATAGGAACACTCATCAACGCCAACATGATACTGCCGTTCAACATCGTTAAGCCGATCGGGGCTTTGAACACAGTGATAATTAACTGATTCATCAGCGTCAATCCGATAAATCCCCATACAACAGAAGGGATCGCGGCGAGCAATTCGATGATAACCTTAAAGGCCTCTCTTAGTTTTGGGCTGCAGAACTCCGACACAAAGATCGCTGCGCCGAGTCCAAAAGGCACAGCAATACACATCGCTAAAGCGGTTACACTGAACGTCCCCAAAATCAAGGCGAGGGTGCCATACCTCTTGTTACTCAGCGAGGTCGGGTACCATTCAGGGCTTGTCAGGAATTGTCCTAAGTTTAATCCATCAAAAAGAAAACCTGCGCCCTCTCGAAACACGAAGAAGAATATACCAAAGACAAAAATAATAGAACTAATCCCACATAAGCGGATGAATAGTTCTATTACGGTTTCGGAAAACGGCAAATTTGCTGTGCTTTTTTTTCGCAGGATATTCATATTTTTCAGTTGCTCGTTAACGGGACAAAGCCGAGTTTTTCCACGATTTTTTGACCTTCCGCTGACAAAATCCAATCAAGATATTTCTTTACCTCACCCGTGGGTTCACCGAGGGAATACATATATAGTGGACGCGCGATGGGGTAGGTTTTGGCGAGGACATTCTCAAGATTTGGCGCGTAGTAGCGTCCGCCGGGTGTCGTTGCAATTTCTAACATTTTTACATGTGAAGTTGCGTATCCCATACCACTATAGCCGATAGCACAAGGCGTTCGCCCAATGACTTCTACCACGTCTTTAGAACCGTGTAAATCCAAAGAGCCGAGTTCAAAATCACGGGTCTTTCCGAGCAATGCTTCCCGAAAATAGAAGTAGGTACCAGAATTAGATTGCCGACTAATACGAATAATTTTGTCGCTCGGACAATTTTCATGTGTAATGCCGAGGTCGCTCCATTGGGTTATTTTACCATCTTCACCATATATTTCCGCGAGTTGGGGAATCGTAATTTTATCAAGAGGCGTATCGTGGTGGACATAGACCGCGAGCGCATCGTATCCGACAATAAATTCTTGTGGCACTTTACTGGTATTTTGCGTCGCTTGTTCTAACTCTTTGGGTTTGATTTGACGACTGCAGTTTGCAATATCTACGGTGCCATTAATAAGCGCGGCAACACCTGTACCAGAGCCACCACCTGACACCTCCACTGACGCTGTCCTGGTGATACCCGTGTATATCTCTGCCCACGCTTGTGCCAAGTTCACCATCGTATCTGAGCCTTTGTTCTTGATGGTGTCTTGCGTTGCGTCTTTACTCACAGTGCTTCCGCCATTAGGAGAACATCCACTGATAGCAAAACCACATGCTAAAATCCCCAAAATACATATAAGCGTGTAACTTACCCGACCCTCTTTTTGCATCAATCTGCCTTTCCTACTGGATTCTGTTGTAAATTATAACACCTAATTGTTACGAAAATAAGACAAAATTCGGAATTTTTGTAATTTGTTATCAAGCGAGTGTCGTGCTAAGAGTATCTTTTTGTATAATACCATTTATAGTCGAATACCTTTCAATGTGCATGTGGCATAAACTTGCCTCACAGTGAGAGTTTGTGCCACCGGGACCCTTTCAGAAAAGTTACACATGCGATATTTACTTTCAGAAATGGTATAATATATTAGAAACAGTATTAGCACAGTTCCAAAATTGGTTTGATTTTTAAGCCAGATTGTAGTAAATTAGAAAGTAACAGCCACCGCTATACACGTATGCAGCAACGACAACACGAATTGTTAATCCTTCTTTCAATGGCAACATAAAATACGAGCCTACCACGCCAGTCAACACTAAGTTACAAAAGAGGAATCATATTGTGGAAACCAAGTTTCAAGAACTCAAAAACCGTCTCCTTGAGGTGAATGATATATCGTCCGCTGCCGGACTCCTTTATTGGGATCAATCCACCTATATGCCCGCCGGTGGTGCAACCGCACGGGCACGCCAAACTGCGACCCTCGGACGATTGGCGCACGAGAAATTTACAGATCCGGCTATCGGAAAATTGCTTGACGCGCTTGAACCTTACGAAAAAAGTCTCGCATACGACTCTGACGCAGCAAGTCTCCTCCGTGTCGCTCGACGAAAGTATGAACGCGCTATTAAAATACCGGCAGAATTCACGGCGGAGGTGGCGAATCACACTTCTGAATCTTACCAAGTATGGACAGAGGCGCGCCCGGCAAACGACTTTGAGCGGGTGCGACCGTATTTGGAAAAAACATTGGAATATAGCAGGCAGGCTGCTAACTTCTTCCCGGGTTATGATCACATCGCGGATCCACTTATTGAGTCAAGCGATTACGGGATGAAAGCGGCGGATGTGAGTCGCGTCTTTGCCGAATTGCGCCAAGAACTTGTGCCGATTGTTTCCGCTATCACATCACAGGATGCTGCTGACGATTCGTGTTTGCACCAACATTTTCCTGAAGAGCAACAACTCGCGTTCGGTTTGGAAATCGCTCAGCAGTTCGGCTACGACCTGAATCGGGGACGACAGGATAAGACACACCACCCGTTTATGACGAAGTTCTCACTCGGCGACGTGAGGATTACAACCCGGACGAAAGAGAATTTCCTCGGTGATGCGTTGTTCAGCACGTTGCACGAGACCGGACACGCCCTTTATGAACAAGGTATCCGTATGGATTATGAAGGGACACCCCTCGCTCGCGGAACTTCCTCTGGGGTCCACGAAAGTCAGTCGCGGCTTTGGGAAAATTTAGTCGGACGCAGCCGAGGGTTTTGGTATCACTACTATCCGAAACTCCAAAGCGTCTTTCCTGAGCAGCTCGGTTCTGTGCCCAAGGATACATTCAACCGTGCAATCAATAAGGTGGAACGCTCTCTCATCCGTACAAACGCAGATGAGGTAACATACAATCTGCACGTCATGTTGCGTTTCGATCTGGAGTTGGCTATGCTGGAAGGGAATCTGGAGATTCGTGATCTACCGAACGTATGGCGTGAACGGTTTGCAGCGGATTTCGGCATCGTACCACCGGATGACAAAGACGGCGTTTTACAAGATGTTCACTGGTATTTTGGATTGATTGGCGGTTCATTTCAAGGCTATACACTCGGCAACATCTTAGGCGCGCAATTTTACGCGTCTGCTTTCAAGGCGCATCCTGAAATTCCTACTGAAATTAAGAGGCAAGGCAAGTTTAGTACACTGCACAATTGGTTGCAAAAGAATCTTTATCAACATGGATCGAAGTATACCGCCCCAGAAATCGTTGAACGCGCAACTGGAAGTCCACTTTCTATTAAACCCTATATGGCGTATCTGCGCTCAAAATATGGCGAGTTATACGATTTGGACGATTGTGGTCCAGAGCAATGGGTGGAGATGATGGAAACGTGGCCCGGCGGGAGTGCTTCGTAAACAGACTGTTTTCTAAATGGAGAATTGATCATGGGAAACGGACGGTTGCTCCTCATTTTACTCCTCTGTAGTCTTCTGCAAGCATGTGGAGGGCTGAAGCTGATTGATGTTTCCAAAAGTTCTGCTGCATTGCAACTCACAACAGCACAGCAGGAGACAATCCACCCGAAACTGAAACTTATCCGTGATATTGTCGAGGATTACGATTTTGAGAAGAAACAGTTAGAAGCAGATTATCAGGTGTTTCGTGCCGGTATAACACAACGACAATACGGTCGATATGAAGACAGATTCACGGACACACGGACGCGGCGGGATCTATATGAATTTCGGGAGGAGGCACGAAAATTTCTGAGGCAGCGTGACATCTACCTCAAAGAAATTAAAGAGATCATTGAGGAGGTTGCAGCAGGACTTACACCCGATCAACGTGTTAAATTGGCGGATATGAAACTCCCCAAATTGGAAGTCCCGCTGATGCTTCAGCGCGATCCTTATAGCGAACTCCGTTATATCCCGAACCATCCACTTGGCGGCGCGAATATCTTTTAAGCAGTTCCAATGGATTATTATGTCAGTTTACTCGGGGACGATTCAAACACCGGTTCATCCGAAACACGCCCGTGGCGAAGTATTGACCGAGTGAACGGTGCGCAGTTGTTACCCGGTGATTCAGTTTGGTTTCGAGCCGACCAGACTTTCGTCGGGACCCTCTATCTTACGAGTGTTCGGCAAAATAGCAGGCACACACCATCTGCCGTGACAATAGGTTCTTACGGGTCGGGCAGTGCGACAATTGACGCAGGCTTCGGTGCCGGTTTCATAGCGAAAAACAGAGGCGGTGTGCACCTCGTCAATCTCAATTTTGTCGGCACTGGGGCATCGAAGAATACTACTTCTGGCATCCTGTTCATCAATACGCTACCCGGAAGCACGAAACTTGAAGATATTCGGATACATCGGGTAGATGTCAGTGGTTTTAAGTATTCCGGGATTAGCCTTGTCGCACAACCGACCGATATGAGCTGGAGCGGGTTCCGTGATGTCAAAATTACAAACACCACGAGCCACGACAACGGCGACGCGGGTATTAGCTGCATCGGTGCCTGGAATCCAGATCAAAAGGGTTACGCGCACACTGATTTTTATATCGGCAGCTGTAGTGCCTATAGGAATGCGGGTATCCCGAGCAAGGGGAGCCATTCGGGAAGCGGTATCATTCTCGCACAAGTGGACGGCGCAATTATTGAGCACTGTCGCGCCTACGAAAACGGAAATTTAAACGATTACGAAGGCGGTGGTCCCGTCGGTATATGGGCTTGGGATGCCAACCGTGTTGTGATTCAATTCAACGAATCTCATCACAACCGAACGGGCAGCAGTAAAGATGGTGCGGGATTTGATCTCGATGGGGGTGTGACGAATTCAGTCGTTCAGTATAACTATTCCCACAACAACGATGGTGCCGGGTATCTACTGGCACAGTTTGAGGGTGCGCGTCCGTTTTACGGTAACGTCCTCCGCTATAACCTAAGTGTGAACGACGGCAGACGGAATCGTTATGGCGGCATCCACCTCTGGTCTACAGGTGCGAACGGTGGCATCACGGACACAGCGTTTTATGCGAATAGTATCTACACGACACAATCTGCTGATGGTAACCCCGCTGCGGTTGACTGTATAAGCGAAGGGATTCGTAACATCCGTTTTTACAACAACTGTTTTCAAACGGATGGAAAGGCAGTGTTAGTCCGCGGTGAGACAAATCGAGGCGCAATTTTTGAAGGCAACACCTTTGACGCAGATTGTAGGTTTCCGAAATTTTCCATTGACGATATGAGACCCTCCCATTTCACTGAAGCCGACCAAAAAATGTATCCAAAAACGCTTCAGCAGCGACCTTAACACAGACTTGCGCGTTCGGATTGGAAGGTTGGCGTTCTCGTCGTAGATCGGCAATTGTCATGCCGTTTGTCAAAGTGCCAGCGGTTTCGACCTGTACATAGGCATCAACGCTCTCAAAGTAGTCTGGATGTGTGAGCATGCCAATTGGGAGCGCATCGTGGATATGGAAGCCCCAAAATCCGACGTGTTGACGATAAAATTCCATACAGGCGTGTGTGGAATCCTTGAGGAAACGCAAAATCGGACTGTCTCGTTTATCGACTTCGGCGTGCAACCGTTCACCTGTCAAAATAACTTGATGCGTTGCGTCAAGTGGCGCGATATGGACAGGCACACCGAAATGGAAAACTTCATCGGCTGCATGTGGATCAACAAAGATGTTGAATTCCGACGTTAATGTGACGTTGCCGTATGCTTCAAACACGCCACCCATGACAATAATCTTCTGAAGTCGTTGCATTTTGGCGGCATCTTTACGGATTGCTTTTGCGATGTTTGTCAATGGACCCAGCGTCACAATAACCAGTTCATCTGGATAGCGGGCTGCCATCTCAAGAATGAGATCAACACCTGCCATTGATGAAACCTCAGTGTTGGCGGGAGGATACAGCAGGCTGCCATTAGCACTGCGTAATTGGTTGGTATTGCCCAAGCCGTCTTCACCGTGGACGTGTGCTGCTGTCACGAGGGATTTGGCAAGCGGTTCCGCCTCGCCTTGGGCAATAATGGGAAACTCATCGAGGTCAAGCACGCCAAGAATTGTGAGTAGGTTTTCTGTCGCTTGCGCGACAGGGACATTCCCGCAGACAGTCGTTATCGCCTCTACGCGTAATTCAGGTGAGTGCATCGCGAGAAAGATAGCAAAAGCGTCATCTACCCCCGGATCTGTGTCTATAAGGATTCGTTGCATTTTCTGCCTTTCTATAGGATGGGTTCTTGTGTTTCATATTTCCTTTAGCGATTTTAGCACTACAAAACGATTTTGTCCAACCCATTTTCCAAGCCAGGGCAAACATAAACAGGTCATCGGCACTTGTCTCCTTTTACTCACTATTTTTTCTGCCCCGCTCGCGGCACAGGTGAATATCTTCACCGGTGAAACAATACGACAGATGCGATTGGATCCGGGTTGGTATAACAGTATCAACTTGGATTTGACTTATCGTACTGGCAATACAGATCTACTTACTGCACGCACCCGATTTCGTTCGGATTATCTGTCAAAGACGTATCACGGCTTTATTTTTGGGAGCCTCCAGCAGGGAAGAAAAGGTAGGGCATTTTTCATCAATAAGGGCATGGCACATGCGCGTATTATCCGAAACTTGAGGCAACACATCCTTTTTGAATCCTTTATTCAGAAACAATTCAACGAATCTATCCGATTAAGTGATCGAAATTTAGCAGGTGGTGGCGTTCGATTCGCCTTGCATCCACTAAGTCCCAAATTTAATCTCTATCTCGGTATCGGTGCGATGTGGGAACACGAACGCATCAATGACACAAATATTGGCGAAATTACAACCCACCTTATTCGGTCAACCAACTATATCAATTGGACTGGACAGTTGGATGAACGGATTACAACAAGCGCGACGGGGTACTACCAGGTCCATACGCGGCGTTTCCGAGATTATCGCGTTCTTTTTGAGGGAAGCCTAACATTCCGCCTGACAGCGAAATTAGCGTTCCCGCTTTGGATAAATTTCCGATACGATAATGAACCACCAACCGGTATTCGTAAACATGATGTGGAAATTTTTAACGGATTGCGGTATACTTTTTAAGAGCCATCAGCCATCAGCAGTCGGCAGTCAGTTATAACAGTTTTTGGAGAATAAAGCCTCAGCAGCAGGCACAACAATTTGCCAGCAGCTGATAGCTGCTAAAAAAGGAGTCATCTCATGAGCAAAGTAAAAACCTACACTTGGCAGGTGAAAATAGTCGTCTACATCGGCGTATATCTTATCGCGTTATTGAGTACTGCATGGGCAGATGGGCATCTTCAGGTCAAGGAAGAAGAAAAAAAGCTCGTTCTAAAGGGTAAGATTTCTGAAGCCCTCGGTGAATACGATTCACATTTGAAAGGAGCCGTTGAATACCTTGTTTGTGGACGCAACGGCAAGGAATATGAGAGCATTATTGTCGTTGATGCGACAGCGAAAGAAATTTACGATGCGCTCGAAAAACTCGGTGTTGCGGTAGGTACGCCTCCCGGCTATGATGAAGAAAAAGATGAACCGACACCAGCAAAAGGGACCGAGTTTCTTATCTATGCTGAATGGAAGATCGGTGACAAAGCGAAGAAAGTCCGTGCCGAAGATTTAATTTTCAATGTGAAAACCGAAAAGCCGATGCAACAGGTCGCTTGGATCTATTCCGGTTCGCGCGTAGTCGCAGACTTGGATAGTGATGACGAGGATGCGATGATACCGCAAGCATTTATGAGTAATGACCTTGTCGCCTTAAAGCGGTTTGATGCAAGCGCGCTCTTCCAAAATCCGCTTCTCGAATCGGAAGAGGAGAATATCTATAAAAAGAACGATGCCTTGCTGCCAAAACTTGGGACACCTGTCACACTCACAATTGAGGTTAACCGGAAAATGCAACTGTTTGTGCTAATCAGTGGGAAGGTTCAAGGCGTGGGATTCCGCAATTTCACACAGATGAATGCTAAGCAACTCGGTATCAACGGCTATGCTAAGAATTTACCCAACGGTCAGGTTGAAGTCATCGCAGAGGGTAATAAGTCGCAGTTGGATGCGTTAGTCGCTTTGCTAAAGAAGGGACCGCGCTTTGCGAGAGTGGATTTGCTTCATGTTGACGAGCGTCCCTTCACAGGCGAATATAAGACTTTCGGCATTCGGTATTAAACCATGAGGCGTACGTCGTTCCCGTTCATATCTGGAATTCTCCTTGCAGCAGGACTCTCCACTCGGATGGGGGAACCGAAGCAGCTGCTCCCTTTTGCGGAAAGCACTATCGTTGAAACCGTAGTGGACAATATGCTCGGTGCCAAGTTTGATGAAGTGATCGTTGTCGTGGGACATCGCGCATCAGAGGTTCAAGAACAATTAGGGACACGTCCGATCAATACCGTTTTTAACCCTGATTATCGCGAGGGTATGTTAACCTCTGCACAAATAGGCGTCCGGGCACTTGAATCAAGCGATGCATTCGCGCTCATGCTCGTAGACCAACCCTTTATCACATCTGCCCTGATTGATCAAGTTGTTGATGCATATCGGCAAACAGAGAAGGGAATCGCCTTACCGAGTTATAATTATAAGCGTGGTCATCCGGTCATCTTTAACCAGAAATATGCCCGCGATATTCTGGCACTCACTTCGGAAAGCGGCGGTGTGCGAACGCTTTTTAAAAAGTATGGTGATGATATTCATTATGTTACCGTAGATACAGATAACGTGCTGCGGGATATTGATTACCGCGAAGATTATGAGCGTGCCCTGAAGGAAAATTGAAAGGTTGCCACGTAAACACACGACGGAGAAAGAAACATGAAAGAATCTCGCAAAGACGCACCAGAAATTCCCGAATCAATACCTACCACCGCGACATTGGAAGAATTTCTTGAGAACGATGTCCCAGGCTATGAATACATTGATGGCAAATTAGTCCTGAAGTCACCGCCAGAAAGGCACCTACCGATTCCCACGACGATGACAGCGGAAGAATTTCTTGAGAACGATGTCCCAGGCTATGAATACGCGAAAGGAGAACTAATACCGATGTCACCAGCAACGAGAAGACACGGTAAGATCAGCGCAAAGGTCATATGGCATCTGTCCTCACATGTCTACGAAAATAGGCTGGGGGAATTGTATACAGCAGAAACAATATTTCAGGTTGGCGAACGCATGATGAAACCGGATGTGGCTTTCGTTTCAACTGACCGCCTGGATGTTGACGAAGATAAAACGTTCCCGATCCCGCCCGATCTGGCGATTGAAGTGATCTCTCCGACAGATGTCCACTACCGTATTGTCCGAAAAGTGTTCGACTATCTGGATGCGGGGACCCGCCTCGTCTGGGTACTTGATCCTGTTGCTAAAACGGTGACGGTGTATCGTTCTGAAAGCGACATTGAGATACTTACGCACGAAGCCACGTTAACGGGCGAGAATGTCGTACCAGGGTTTACCTGTCCCGTGGCACAACTGTTTGAATAACGTAAGTTCGGTATAATACATCCAAAATTTGTCAATATCAAACGGAGTCTATTACACTTTAC
The Candidatus Poribacteria bacterium genome window above contains:
- the pstA gene encoding phosphate ABC transporter permease PstA, coding for MARTPKLAVIKPQGSYGNMNTDMQVSPETMFTETEIGRQKRRIENVMRIFFLVMTSLMIIPLLLIVGYLLYKALPVLSLEFLFANPKDNMRAGGIWAPFLGTIYLVVVSLLVSAPIGVFAAVYLNEYARESWFTRITNLAVVNLAGVPSIVHALFGVGAFVLFAGLGESILAASLTLAIMTLPVIIASTTEALKAVPMSFREACWNLGATRWQTIRRIVIPNSISGILTGVILQVSRAAGETAPIMFTGAVFYKAIAEGNLFAYNITEQCMALSLHLFTISTQVPDVTEGIPYGTAVVLVSSVLLINAAAIVLRIYLRTRKKW
- a CDS encoding Uma2 family endonuclease, producing MKESRKDAPEIPESIPTTATLEEFLENDVPGYEYIDGKLVLKSPPERHLPIPTTMTAEEFLENDVPGYEYAKGELIPMSPATRRHGKISAKVIWHLSSHVYENRLGELYTAETIFQVGERMMKPDVAFVSTDRLDVDEDKTFPIPPDLAIEVISPTDVHYRIVRKVFDYLDAGTRLVWVLDPVAKTVTVYRSESDIEILTHEATLTGENVVPGFTCPVAQLFE
- the pstC gene encoding phosphate ABC transporter permease subunit PstC; this translates as MNILRKKSTANLPFSETVIELFIRLCGISSIIFVFGIFFFVFREGAGFLFDGLNLGQFLTSPEWYPTSLSNKRYGTLALILGTFSVTALAMCIAVPFGLGAAIFVSEFCSPKLREAFKVIIELLAAIPSVVWGFIGLTLMNQLIITVFKAPIGLTMLNGSIMLALMSVPIIVSIAEDALKAVPDSYREAAEALGATRWQVVYRVLLPAAKNGLLAAVLLGAARSIGETMAVLMATGHSVNIPSGPLSWIRTLTATIAAELGEVARGDEHYQVLFIIGILLFTITFVVNLIADLVIKGIRQE
- a CDS encoding carboxypeptidase M32, with amino-acid sequence METKFQELKNRLLEVNDISSAAGLLYWDQSTYMPAGGATARARQTATLGRLAHEKFTDPAIGKLLDALEPYEKSLAYDSDAASLLRVARRKYERAIKIPAEFTAEVANHTSESYQVWTEARPANDFERVRPYLEKTLEYSRQAANFFPGYDHIADPLIESSDYGMKAADVSRVFAELRQELVPIVSAITSQDAADDSCLHQHFPEEQQLAFGLEIAQQFGYDLNRGRQDKTHHPFMTKFSLGDVRITTRTKENFLGDALFSTLHETGHALYEQGIRMDYEGTPLARGTSSGVHESQSRLWENLVGRSRGFWYHYYPKLQSVFPEQLGSVPKDTFNRAINKVERSLIRTNADEVTYNLHVMLRFDLELAMLEGNLEIRDLPNVWRERFAADFGIVPPDDKDGVLQDVHWYFGLIGGSFQGYTLGNILGAQFYASAFKAHPEIPTEIKRQGKFSTLHNWLQKNLYQHGSKYTAPEIVERATGSPLSIKPYMAYLRSKYGELYDLDDCGPEQWVEMMETWPGGSAS
- a CDS encoding nucleoside hydrolase — encoded protein: MQRILIDTDPGVDDAFAIFLAMHSPELRVEAITTVCGNVPVAQATENLLTILGVLDLDEFPIIAQGEAEPLAKSLVTAAHVHGEDGLGNTNQLRSANGSLLYPPANTEVSSMAGVDLILEMAARYPDELVIVTLGPLTNIAKAIRKDAAKMQRLQKIIVMGGVFEAYGNVTLTSEFNIFVDPHAADEVFHFGVPVHIAPLDATHQVILTGERLHAEVDKRDSPILRFLKDSTHACMEFYRQHVGFWGFHIHDALPIGMLTHPDYFESVDAYVQVETAGTLTNGMTIADLRRERQPSNPNAQVCVKVAAEAFLDTFFGRLQ
- a CDS encoding nucleotidyltransferase family protein, whose amino-acid sequence is MRRTSFPFISGILLAAGLSTRMGEPKQLLPFAESTIVETVVDNMLGAKFDEVIVVVGHRASEVQEQLGTRPINTVFNPDYREGMLTSAQIGVRALESSDAFALMLVDQPFITSALIDQVVDAYRQTEKGIALPSYNYKRGHPVIFNQKYARDILALTSESGGVRTLFKKYGDDIHYVTVDTDNVLRDIDYREDYERALKEN
- a CDS encoding DUF481 domain-containing protein, which gives rise to MFHISFSDFSTTKRFCPTHFPSQGKHKQVIGTCLLLLTIFSAPLAAQVNIFTGETIRQMRLDPGWYNSINLDLTYRTGNTDLLTARTRFRSDYLSKTYHGFIFGSLQQGRKGRAFFINKGMAHARIIRNLRQHILFESFIQKQFNESIRLSDRNLAGGGVRFALHPLSPKFNLYLGIGAMWEHERINDTNIGEITTHLIRSTNYINWTGQLDERITTSATGYYQVHTRRFRDYRVLFEGSLTFRLTAKLAFPLWINFRYDNEPPTGIRKHDVEIFNGLRYTF
- a CDS encoding phosphate ABC transporter substrate-binding protein, with amino-acid sequence MQKEGRVSYTLICILGILACGFAISGCSPNGGSTVSKDATQDTIKNKGSDTMVNLAQAWAEIYTGITRTASVEVSGGGSGTGVAALINGTVDIANCSRQIKPKELEQATQNTSKVPQEFIVGYDALAVYVHHDTPLDKITIPQLAEIYGEDGKITQWSDLGITHENCPSDKIIRISRQSNSGTYFYFREALLGKTRDFELGSLDLHGSKDVVEVIGRTPCAIGYSGMGYATSHVKMLEIATTPGGRYYAPNLENVLAKTYPIARPLYMYSLGEPTGEVKKYLDWILSAEGQKIVEKLGFVPLTSN
- a CDS encoding right-handed parallel beta-helix repeat-containing protein, which encodes MDYYVSLLGDDSNTGSSETRPWRSIDRVNGAQLLPGDSVWFRADQTFVGTLYLTSVRQNSRHTPSAVTIGSYGSGSATIDAGFGAGFIAKNRGGVHLVNLNFVGTGASKNTTSGILFINTLPGSTKLEDIRIHRVDVSGFKYSGISLVAQPTDMSWSGFRDVKITNTTSHDNGDAGISCIGAWNPDQKGYAHTDFYIGSCSAYRNAGIPSKGSHSGSGIILAQVDGAIIEHCRAYENGNLNDYEGGGPVGIWAWDANRVVIQFNESHHNRTGSSKDGAGFDLDGGVTNSVVQYNYSHNNDGAGYLLAQFEGARPFYGNVLRYNLSVNDGRRNRYGGIHLWSTGANGGITDTAFYANSIYTTQSADGNPAAVDCISEGIRNIRFYNNCFQTDGKAVLVRGETNRGAIFEGNTFDADCRFPKFSIDDMRPSHFTEADQKMYPKTLQQRP
- the yccX gene encoding acylphosphatase, with protein sequence MSKVKTYTWQVKIVVYIGVYLIALLSTAWADGHLQVKEEEKKLVLKGKISEALGEYDSHLKGAVEYLVCGRNGKEYESIIVVDATAKEIYDALEKLGVAVGTPPGYDEEKDEPTPAKGTEFLIYAEWKIGDKAKKVRAEDLIFNVKTEKPMQQVAWIYSGSRVVADLDSDDEDAMIPQAFMSNDLVALKRFDASALFQNPLLESEEENIYKKNDALLPKLGTPVTLTIEVNRKMQLFVLISGKVQGVGFRNFTQMNAKQLGINGYAKNLPNGQVEVIAEGNKSQLDALVALLKKGPRFARVDLLHVDERPFTGEYKTFGIRY